The following are encoded in a window of Scleropages formosus chromosome 7, fSclFor1.1, whole genome shotgun sequence genomic DNA:
- the nol7 gene encoding nucleolar protein 7, translating to MAEKRRAGLAGPQGKTKSRKMVEKVRLEETSSEDEAPEEVTFEDSKAAAVQRMKDALETARREKELLKERRRKRQALFQEQKNKRLLPDDVLDEIDSKVSRKSKASPKRGGRGLRSEEEMSPGMEDNEDSGHEKREKKVPKKRTCSVKNLKGGLVMRVCDQPMVDSQQQKARDFIQSCLYGKGTNRTTTNQFFSLENKRSQNKSAAVQFVNKQWGKGKKEKAEKFKKQWMHKQKVVDS from the exons ATGGCGGAAAAGCGGCGTGCGGGACTCGCCGGTCCTCAAGGAAAAacgaaaagcagaaaaatggtCGAGAAGGTGCGGCTGGAGGAGACGTCCAGCGAGGACGAAGCGCCAGAAGAGGTGACGTTTGAGGACTCGAAGGCGGCCGCTGTACAGCGCATGAAGGACGCGCTGGAAACAgccaggag AGAGaaggagctgctgaaggagAGGCGGAGGAAGCGGCAGGCGCTCTTCCAGGAGCAGAAG AACAAACGGCTCCTCCCGGATGACGTCTTGGACGAAATCGACTCCAAAGTTTCCAG AAAGTCAAAAGCGTCTCCAAAGCGAG GCGGCAGAGGACTGAGGAGTGAGGAGGAGATGTCCCCAGGGATGGAGGATAATGAGGACTCTGGGCatgaaaaaagagagaagaaggTGCCAAAGAAAAGGACGTGCAGTGTAAAAAA CTTAAAAGGAGGCCTTGTTATGAGAGTGTGTGATCAACCAATGGTTGACTCCCAGCAACAGAAGGCCCGTGACTTCATCCAGTCTTGCCTGTATGGAAAAGGGACCAACCGGACCACAA caAATCAGTTCTTTTCTTTGGAAAACAAGAGGTCCCAGAACAAgagtgcagcagtgcagtttgTCAACAAGCAGTGGG GCAAAGGGAAGAAGGAGAAAGCAGAGAAGTTCAAAAAGCAGTGGATGCACAAGCAGAAGGTGGTGGACAGCTGA